From the Tissierellales bacterium genome, the window AATAAGATAAAGTTGAAGGAAATATTATGTAGATGTATAATGTATTTACTAGATAATTTAAATTTTACTTAGTAATGGAGGTGTACTTATGGAAATAAAGAAATTAGTGGAAAAGTATAAGGACGATATTATAAAAACAACTCAAGAAATAGTAAGTATTAAGAGTGTGGAAGAAGAGGGAGAACCAAATATGCCTTTTGGAGAAGGACCATATAAAGCACTAGAATACGCTTTAAATTTATCGGAAAAAATGGGATT encodes:
- a CDS encoding dipeptidase PepV, with amino-acid sequence MEIKKLVEKYKDDIIKTTQEIVSIKSVEEEGEPNMPFGEGPYKALEYALNLSEKMGFETKNLEGYAGHADLGEGDEVVGILAHLDVVPEGDGWTYPPYSGEIHDGKIYGR